In Chthoniobacterales bacterium, a single window of DNA contains:
- the pheT gene encoding phenylalanine--tRNA ligase subunit beta: MKFSVNWLREFVELPASVDELAELLTMAGVEIEGIEKRGANFDKVVVAQIKASEQHPNADRLSVCQVDDSSGQQRQIVCGAKNYHVGDKVPLALPGAVLVNDLKIKPSKLRGVESQGMLCSPSELGLSQDSDGLLILSPEAKIGEPIASLFPSDTILDVEITPNRGDLLSHFGLAREIAALLGSSRCDDRGRRSAPSLPIRADSIRISAPDQCPFISFRKIDNVTVGPSPDWLRAKIESVGIRSINNIVDISNFVMLELGQPTHAFDAGKLKGDMNVRLARAGEKFLALDGRTYSLGERDLVIADEARAVGIAGVMGGEETGVSDSTREILLEAAWFSPASVRRTARTLNLPSDASYRFERRVDPGMVLAASNRAAELMREIAGAQPAPEILTAGQLPSSPPEVALRYEHVDELIGVSVAPKRVDEILARFGLEKADSGDEQSSWRIPSHRFDLQRDVDLIEEIVRGFGIAQVPGNDRSRSTPESEADRNHDFEGTVRAHLVGRGLNEVRTSKLISRKVGALEHAIELRNPLNEDYAALRKSFLSPLLNVLERNVLAGAERVAIFELGRVFLPPDAREERHLGIVLSGKLAPSIHWRSQDRILDYFDLKGVIESVIGPTSFRRTERPDLVLAMEIFANERPIGFAGQISSDQAKALGSAHPVWFAEINLEVHAPSRPMYREIDKFPAITRDIAMIVPEDLTHEKIITTMASANEPLLASVELFDVFSGNEGQSFGAGKKSMAYALTYRDKTRTLTNDEISVVHAKIRERLQRELGVELRE; the protein is encoded by the coding sequence ATGAAATTTTCCGTCAACTGGCTGCGCGAATTTGTTGAGTTGCCCGCGAGCGTCGATGAGCTCGCCGAACTGCTCACCATGGCGGGCGTCGAGATCGAAGGGATCGAAAAGCGCGGCGCGAATTTCGACAAGGTTGTCGTCGCGCAGATCAAGGCATCCGAGCAACACCCGAACGCCGACCGCCTCAGTGTCTGCCAGGTCGACGATAGCAGCGGCCAGCAACGCCAAATCGTTTGCGGCGCGAAGAACTACCACGTCGGCGACAAGGTTCCGCTCGCGCTGCCGGGCGCGGTGCTGGTCAACGATCTGAAAATCAAACCGAGCAAACTTCGCGGCGTTGAATCGCAGGGAATGCTTTGCAGTCCCAGCGAGCTGGGCCTTTCCCAGGACAGCGACGGCCTCCTCATTCTCTCGCCGGAGGCAAAGATCGGGGAACCGATCGCGTCCTTGTTCCCCTCGGACACGATTCTCGACGTCGAGATCACACCGAACCGCGGCGACCTCCTTAGTCATTTCGGTTTGGCGCGAGAAATAGCCGCGCTGCTAGGGTCATCGCGCTGCGATGACCGCGGACGGCGCAGCGCGCCGTCCCTACCAATTAGGGCCGATAGCATTCGCATTTCCGCACCGGACCAATGCCCATTCATTTCGTTCCGCAAAATCGACAATGTCACGGTTGGGCCGAGCCCGGATTGGTTGCGAGCGAAGATCGAAAGCGTCGGGATTCGATCGATCAACAACATCGTGGATATCTCCAACTTCGTCATGCTCGAGCTCGGTCAACCGACCCACGCCTTCGATGCCGGGAAATTGAAGGGCGACATGAACGTTCGCCTCGCGCGCGCTGGCGAAAAATTCCTCGCCCTGGATGGACGGACCTATTCGTTGGGCGAGCGCGATCTCGTGATCGCCGACGAAGCACGGGCGGTCGGCATTGCCGGCGTGATGGGGGGCGAAGAAACCGGAGTGAGCGACTCGACGAGAGAGATTCTCCTGGAAGCAGCCTGGTTCTCTCCGGCCAGCGTTCGGCGCACGGCACGGACGCTCAATCTTCCGAGCGATGCCAGCTACCGTTTCGAACGCCGGGTCGATCCGGGAATGGTCCTGGCGGCGTCAAACCGCGCAGCGGAATTGATGCGCGAGATCGCAGGGGCGCAACCCGCTCCCGAAATCCTGACCGCGGGCCAGCTGCCATCATCTCCACCCGAGGTTGCGTTGCGCTACGAGCACGTCGACGAGCTGATCGGCGTGTCGGTCGCGCCAAAACGCGTGGACGAAATTTTGGCGCGGTTCGGTTTGGAAAAAGCCGATTCAGGCGACGAACAAAGTTCGTGGCGCATCCCGAGCCACCGGTTCGATCTTCAACGCGACGTCGATCTGATCGAGGAAATCGTTCGCGGCTTCGGAATTGCACAGGTGCCGGGGAATGATCGCAGCCGATCCACGCCCGAGTCGGAGGCGGATCGGAACCACGATTTTGAAGGAACCGTTCGCGCGCACCTGGTCGGGCGCGGGCTCAACGAGGTCAGGACTTCGAAATTGATTTCGCGAAAGGTGGGCGCACTGGAACACGCCATCGAATTGCGGAACCCGTTAAACGAAGATTATGCCGCGCTCCGGAAAAGTTTTCTCTCGCCCCTTCTGAATGTTTTGGAGCGCAACGTTCTGGCCGGCGCGGAGCGGGTCGCGATTTTCGAACTCGGACGCGTCTTTCTTCCGCCCGACGCAAGAGAGGAACGCCACCTGGGAATTGTCCTGTCGGGCAAACTCGCGCCTTCCATCCACTGGCGATCGCAGGATCGCATTCTCGATTATTTCGACCTGAAGGGTGTGATTGAATCCGTGATTGGCCCCACCAGTTTCCGCCGGACAGAGCGGCCCGATCTGGTTCTGGCCATGGAAATATTTGCGAACGAACGCCCGATTGGCTTTGCCGGGCAAATTTCATCCGACCAGGCGAAGGCGCTCGGCTCGGCCCATCCGGTCTGGTTCGCGGAGATCAATCTCGAAGTTCATGCCCCGAGCCGGCCGATGTATCGGGAAATCGACAAGTTTCCCGCCATCACGCGCGACATCGCGATGATCGTCCCGGAAGATTTAACGCACGAAAAAATTATCACGACGATGGCAAGCGCGAACGAACCGCTCCTGGCGAGCGTGGAGCTATTCGATGTCTTCAGCGGAAATGAAGGACAAAGTTTCGGCGCTGGAAAAAAGTCGATGGCATATGCGTTGACATATCGCGACAAAACTCGCACACTGACGAACGACGAAATCAGCGTGGTCCACGCGAAGATTCGCGAGCGGTTGCAGCGGGAATTGGGCGTGGAGCTACGGGAGTAG
- the pheS gene encoding phenylalanine--tRNA ligase subunit alpha, whose amino-acid sequence MSHELEQLRDAALTEIGGATDEQALEAVRVRYLGRAGSISAWAERMKSLGKEEKPVVGKLLNEARTSVTAAIAQSAERLRSEKEARQLANVDISLPGTVAEIGTLHPLTQMLERAISIFRRMGFALAEGPDVETEWHCFDALNTAPDHPARNEQDTFFLPDGRLLRTHTSTVQIRAMEKAPPPIRIIAPGAAYRRDEVDATHSAQFHQIEGLYIDEKVSVADLKGTLEFFLRELFGAETQIRFRPHYFPFTEPSLEVDVKSKALRGGEQWLEMCGCGMVHPAVYEQVNSARRDNAYDPRKWSGFAFGFGMDRLAMILFGIPDLRYFAANDLRFLKQFA is encoded by the coding sequence ATGTCTCACGAGCTGGAACAATTACGTGACGCCGCGCTGACCGAAATTGGCGGGGCCACGGACGAGCAGGCGCTGGAAGCGGTCCGCGTTCGCTACCTGGGCCGAGCCGGCAGTATTTCCGCCTGGGCCGAGCGGATGAAATCGCTCGGCAAAGAAGAGAAGCCGGTTGTCGGAAAACTCCTGAACGAAGCGCGCACTTCGGTCACAGCCGCGATCGCCCAAAGCGCCGAGCGCCTGCGCAGTGAAAAAGAAGCGCGCCAGTTGGCCAACGTCGACATCTCACTTCCCGGGACCGTCGCCGAGATCGGCACCCTTCATCCCCTCACCCAAATGCTCGAGCGCGCGATCAGCATTTTTCGCCGGATGGGTTTCGCGCTGGCGGAAGGTCCGGATGTCGAGACCGAATGGCATTGCTTCGACGCGCTCAACACCGCGCCCGATCATCCCGCACGCAACGAACAGGACACCTTCTTTCTGCCGGACGGCCGTTTGCTTCGGACCCACACTTCGACCGTCCAGATTCGCGCCATGGAAAAAGCGCCGCCGCCGATCCGCATCATTGCGCCGGGCGCTGCTTATCGACGCGATGAGGTCGACGCAACTCACAGTGCGCAGTTTCACCAGATCGAAGGTCTTTACATCGATGAGAAGGTGAGCGTCGCGGACTTGAAGGGGACGCTCGAATTTTTCCTGCGCGAATTGTTCGGCGCGGAGACCCAGATTCGTTTTCGCCCGCATTATTTCCCGTTCACCGAGCCGAGTCTCGAGGTCGACGTAAAATCCAAAGCGCTCCGTGGCGGCGAGCAATGGCTCGAAATGTGTGGCTGCGGCATGGTGCACCCGGCTGTCTATGAACAGGTCAATTCAGCCCGCCGCGACAACGCTTACGATCCCCGGAAGTGGAGCGGGTTTGCTTTCGGTTTCGGCATGGACCGGCTCGCCATGATCCTGTTCGGCATCCCGGATCTCCGCTATTTCGCCGCGAACGATCTGCGGTTCCTGAAGCAATTCGCATGA
- the rpmB gene encoding 50S ribosomal protein L28, translated as MAKVCSITGSKVTRGSVIHRRGMAKKKGGVGRHVTKNVPRTFGPNLHERRIWVPELKKFVRIRVTARGMKTLNKNGAYATLKKAGLVPA; from the coding sequence ATGGCAAAAGTTTGCAGCATTACAGGATCAAAAGTCACCCGCGGCAGTGTGATTCACCGGCGCGGTATGGCGAAGAAAAAGGGCGGCGTCGGCCGCCACGTGACCAAGAACGTGCCGCGCACCTTTGGCCCGAACCTGCACGAGCGCAGAATCTGGGTGCCCGAATTGAAGAAATTTGTCCGCATTCGGGTGACTGCCCGGGGGATGAAGACGCTGAACAAGAACGGCGCCTACGCGACCTTGAAAAAGGCCGGCTTGGTTCCCGCCTAG
- a CDS encoding Gfo/Idh/MocA family oxidoreductase: MSKTNNQKLRIGIIGAGDIVRNRHLPGLKKQPDVEIVAVSNSSYESAEKFCQENVPHATPMQNWADLLSIPEIDIVWIGTPPYMHSAVTISALEAGKHVFCQARMSMDRAEAEEMLAASKRFSEQVTMLCPPPFGLKGDLLVKKLLAENYLGRPHHIRLQSFTGAYLNADAPAHWRQRIEISGLNVLALGIYIEVLQRWFGDITGVFARGKILHAIRQGYELIVPDLLTVLCHFSNGAEGVLEFSGINALPSGDRVEVYGDTGTMTYDFGTDVINAGRAGDRALHEVEITPELEGGWQVEEDFINAVRSKGKMHPHPDFEDGVRYMRVVQAVADSRARNEWVEIIP; the protein is encoded by the coding sequence ATGAGCAAAACAAACAATCAAAAGCTGCGAATCGGAATTATCGGCGCCGGCGACATTGTGCGTAACCGGCACCTGCCCGGGCTGAAAAAGCAACCCGATGTGGAAATCGTGGCGGTCTCAAATTCCAGCTACGAAAGCGCGGAGAAATTTTGCCAGGAGAATGTGCCCCATGCCACGCCGATGCAGAATTGGGCGGACCTTCTTTCGATTCCGGAGATCGATATTGTCTGGATCGGAACTCCGCCCTACATGCACTCGGCTGTCACGATTTCGGCGCTCGAAGCCGGCAAACATGTCTTTTGCCAGGCCCGGATGTCGATGGACCGCGCGGAAGCGGAGGAGATGCTCGCCGCCTCGAAACGATTCTCGGAACAGGTCACGATGCTTTGTCCGCCTCCGTTCGGGCTAAAGGGTGATCTCCTCGTCAAAAAATTGCTGGCGGAGAATTATCTCGGCCGGCCCCACCACATTCGTCTCCAAAGTTTCACCGGCGCTTATCTGAATGCCGACGCCCCGGCCCATTGGCGGCAGCGCATTGAGATCAGCGGGCTGAATGTTTTGGCGCTGGGGATTTATATCGAGGTGCTCCAGCGATGGTTTGGCGACATCACCGGTGTCTTTGCGCGCGGAAAAATTCTGCATGCGATTCGGCAAGGCTACGAGCTGATCGTGCCGGATTTGCTCACGGTGCTCTGCCATTTTTCCAACGGCGCTGAAGGCGTTCTGGAATTCAGCGGAATCAACGCGTTGCCTTCGGGTGACCGTGTGGAGGTTTACGGGGACACGGGGACCATGACCTATGATTTTGGGACGGACGTCATTAATGCCGGCCGAGCAGGCGACCGCGCCTTGCACGAGGTGGAGATAACGCCGGAGCTGGAGGGCGGCTGGCAGGTGGAAGAGGATTTCATCAACGCCGTGAGGTCCAAAGGCAAGATGCATCCGCATCCCGATTTCGAGGATGGCGTTCGCTACATGCGGGTCGTCCAGGCCGTCGCAGATTCGCGCGCCCGGAACGAGTGGGTGGAGATCATTCCCTGA
- a CDS encoding FAD-binding oxidoreductase, whose product MRSKTMEISGWGRYPRGVSRVVRPERMKEAVPPREGQVIARGQGRSYGQAAMSADGSVMLTERLNRFLDFDDRPGVLRAEAGSTIAEVLEAFVPRGWFPAVTPGTKFVSLGGCVAADVHGKNHHRVGTFGNHVEEIELVLADGQRKRCSPQQEKELFWATVGGMGLTGIITEIALRLIPIETASVIAQHHPARNLDESLELLEKREFDDEYTVAWLDCLARGESFGRSVLMRGHHAKISELPAEVKKPLEWESAQPRNIPASFPGWFLKPWGVSLFNRLYYFAQSKKKGPFVSSCEKFFYPLDRLGNWNRLYGRRGFVQYQCVVPSVHARRGLRLILEELARSGRASFLTVLKRFGAEGQGLLSFPTEGFTLTLDLPMTDSGLFPFLDRLDEIVLEHGGRIYLAKDARVKGETFRAMYPRFAEWQLIKAAVDLSNCFSSDLARLLAMGGAPT is encoded by the coding sequence ATGCGATCCAAGACAATGGAAATCAGCGGCTGGGGACGTTATCCCCGGGGAGTTTCCAGGGTTGTGCGCCCGGAGCGGATGAAAGAAGCGGTGCCTCCCCGCGAAGGGCAGGTGATCGCGCGCGGGCAGGGACGCAGCTATGGGCAGGCGGCCATGTCCGCCGATGGTTCGGTTATGCTAACCGAGCGCCTCAATCGCTTCCTGGATTTCGACGATCGGCCCGGTGTTTTAAGGGCTGAAGCTGGAAGCACGATCGCCGAAGTGCTCGAGGCGTTTGTTCCGCGCGGCTGGTTTCCAGCGGTGACGCCCGGGACGAAGTTCGTCTCGCTCGGCGGCTGCGTCGCCGCGGATGTGCACGGGAAGAACCATCATCGCGTTGGAACTTTCGGTAATCATGTGGAGGAAATCGAGCTGGTTCTGGCCGACGGCCAGCGGAAGCGCTGTTCGCCCCAACAGGAGAAGGAATTGTTCTGGGCCACCGTTGGTGGGATGGGCCTTACCGGCATCATCACCGAAATCGCCCTGCGGCTCATCCCCATTGAAACGGCTTCCGTGATTGCGCAGCATCATCCCGCGCGCAATCTCGATGAATCATTGGAACTGCTCGAGAAGCGCGAGTTCGACGACGAATATACCGTAGCGTGGCTCGATTGCCTGGCGCGTGGAGAGAGCTTCGGCCGGAGCGTGTTGATGCGCGGCCATCACGCCAAAATTTCGGAGTTGCCTGCAGAAGTGAAGAAGCCTCTCGAATGGGAATCGGCCCAGCCGCGAAATATTCCGGCGAGTTTTCCGGGTTGGTTCCTAAAACCGTGGGGCGTCTCGCTCTTCAACCGGCTTTACTATTTTGCGCAGAGTAAAAAGAAGGGTCCGTTTGTTAGCTCCTGCGAGAAATTCTTTTATCCCCTGGATCGATTGGGAAATTGGAACCGCCTCTACGGCCGGCGCGGATTCGTGCAGTATCAATGTGTGGTCCCTTCGGTTCACGCGCGCCGGGGATTGCGGCTCATTTTGGAGGAGCTCGCCCGGAGCGGACGCGCCAGCTTCCTCACGGTCTTGAAACGTTTCGGCGCGGAAGGTCAGGGACTGCTTTCCTTTCCCACTGAAGGTTTCACACTCACGCTTGACCTGCCGATGACCGATTCCGGGTTGTTTCCGTTTCTAGATCGATTGGATGAGATCGTGCTCGAGCATGGAGGCCGCATCTACCTTGCGAAGGATGCCCGCGTTAAGGGTGAGACCTTCAGGGCCATGTATCCCCGATTTGCGGAATGGCAGCTAATCAAGGCCGCGGTAGATCTAAGCAATTGCTTCAGTTCCGATCTGGCGCGCCTGTTGGCCATGGGCGGCGCTCCAACGTGA
- a CDS encoding SDR family oxidoreductase translates to MKEPVLILGATSAIARSAAAAFAEKRYSLYLAGRDGEELERLASDFRLRYRIEVGWSLFDAEDYESHAGFVERVRGEVGGFRGVLLAFGYLAERGLAESDSKERVAVLARNLIGAASILEPLAACLEQQRSGFVIGISSVAGDRGRQSNYIYGAAKGGFTIYLQGLRNRLSHAGVRVVTIKAGFVDTAMTYGMPGLFLVASPEYVGGRIVRALERGSNVAYIPWFWRYIMLVIKLIPESLFKRLKL, encoded by the coding sequence GTGAAAGAACCAGTGCTAATCCTGGGCGCAACCTCAGCGATCGCGCGGAGCGCGGCGGCCGCTTTCGCCGAAAAACGCTATTCGCTTTACCTGGCCGGGCGCGATGGAGAAGAGCTCGAGCGGCTGGCATCCGACTTCAGGCTCCGTTATCGAATAGAAGTTGGTTGGAGTCTCTTCGACGCGGAAGATTATGAGAGCCATGCCGGTTTCGTCGAACGAGTCCGGGGCGAGGTAGGAGGATTTCGAGGCGTGCTGCTTGCCTTCGGTTATCTTGCGGAACGGGGGCTGGCCGAGAGCGATTCGAAAGAGCGGGTGGCTGTGCTGGCGCGCAATTTGATCGGCGCGGCCAGTATTCTTGAGCCCCTGGCGGCCTGTCTGGAGCAACAGCGATCGGGCTTCGTGATCGGGATTTCGTCCGTGGCGGGAGATCGCGGACGGCAAAGCAATTACATTTACGGCGCGGCCAAGGGAGGATTCACCATTTATTTGCAAGGGCTTCGCAACCGGCTTTCTCACGCCGGGGTGCGGGTCGTGACCATAAAGGCCGGCTTTGTGGATACCGCGATGACCTATGGGATGCCCGGCCTCTTTTTGGTGGCGTCGCCTGAGTACGTCGGAGGTCGGATCGTTCGAGCCTTGGAGAGGGGGAGCAATGTCGCCTACATTCCGTGGTTCTGGCGTTACATCATGCTGGTGATCAAACTGATTCCCGAATCGCTTTTCAAGCGATTGAAACTCTGA
- a CDS encoding UbiA family prenyltransferase: MESIMETSALPLPAGMSDSASIPLCVDLDGTLVKTDLLWEGAFLLIRKNPSALLRFPLWLAKGIASFKYEIARRAVPNCELLPYREEVLALIDQARAAKRPIVLVSAAHELMANRVAEHLRCFNEVIATRGSVNLKAEHKQAALEQRFGRKQFDYVGDARADLPVWGAARQGFVVTHKRQLFRQAQAVTSATEIKPAQRGLNALAPAMRLHQWSKNLLIFVPVIMAHEIANPRIFAKGALAFLAFSLVSSSVYLVNDLLDLEADRAHRIKRLRPLPAGELNVGDGFILATLLLLAGIFLAFVARLPALGVILLGYFGMSFAYSSFFKRIAIMDVLVLAGFYTLRIFAGSAATNIPISVWLLAFSMFFFLSLALVKRCSELLEDASGMSRSRGYLSADLPLVAALGVASGIVSVLVLVLYVMNPEVTVLYRHPAILLFICPLLLYWISRVWILTTRGLMHDDPVIFALRDWPSYCVGILAGLVMYLAL; this comes from the coding sequence ATGGAATCAATCATGGAGACCTCGGCTCTGCCGCTCCCGGCGGGAATGAGTGATTCGGCGAGCATCCCTCTCTGCGTCGATCTCGATGGGACGCTGGTGAAGACAGACCTCCTTTGGGAGGGAGCATTTCTTCTGATAAGGAAGAACCCGAGCGCCTTGCTCCGCTTTCCGCTTTGGTTGGCGAAGGGAATTGCCAGTTTTAAGTACGAAATTGCGCGCCGAGCCGTCCCGAATTGCGAGCTGCTCCCGTATCGAGAGGAAGTCCTTGCTTTGATCGATCAGGCGCGAGCAGCCAAACGGCCCATCGTTCTCGTGTCCGCGGCGCATGAATTGATGGCCAACAGAGTCGCGGAGCATCTCCGATGCTTTAACGAGGTGATCGCGACTCGCGGCTCGGTGAATTTGAAAGCGGAGCACAAGCAAGCCGCTCTCGAACAAAGATTCGGCCGGAAGCAGTTCGACTACGTGGGCGATGCCCGAGCCGATCTTCCCGTTTGGGGCGCCGCCCGCCAGGGATTCGTGGTTACGCACAAGCGGCAATTGTTTCGACAGGCGCAGGCGGTAACATCCGCCACTGAGATCAAGCCGGCTCAGAGAGGGCTCAACGCTCTCGCGCCCGCGATGCGCCTCCATCAATGGTCCAAAAACCTTCTGATCTTTGTGCCCGTCATCATGGCGCATGAAATCGCCAATCCCCGGATTTTTGCCAAGGGGGCGCTCGCCTTCCTGGCTTTTAGTCTCGTCTCCTCGAGCGTTTATCTCGTTAACGACCTTCTCGATCTGGAGGCGGACCGGGCCCACCGGATCAAACGGCTCCGGCCGTTGCCCGCGGGCGAATTGAACGTGGGCGACGGCTTCATCCTCGCGACCCTGCTCCTGTTAGCCGGAATCTTCCTGGCATTCGTCGCCCGCCTGCCCGCTCTGGGCGTCATTCTGCTCGGTTACTTCGGGATGAGCTTCGCTTACTCCAGCTTTTTCAAGCGCATCGCCATCATGGATGTCCTCGTGCTGGCCGGATTTTACACGCTGAGAATCTTCGCCGGCAGCGCGGCGACCAATATTCCCATCTCGGTCTGGCTGCTGGCGTTTTCGATGTTCTTCTTCCTGAGCCTTGCTCTGGTAAAACGCTGTTCGGAACTACTCGAAGATGCTTCCGGCATGTCGCGCTCGAGGGGATATTTGTCCGCCGACCTGCCCCTGGTGGCAGCGTTGGGAGTGGCGAGCGGCATTGTTTCCGTCCTGGTTTTGGTCCTCTATGTGATGAACCCGGAAGTCACCGTGCTCTATCGCCATCCGGCCATCCTCCTCTTCATTTGCCCGTTGCTCCTGTACTGGATAAGCCGGGTCTGGATTCTTACCACGCGCGGCCTGATGCACGATGATCCAGTCATTTTCGCGCTCCGCGACTGGCCAAGCTACTGTGTCGGAATACTCGCCGGCCTGGTGATGTATCTGGCCCTCTAG
- a CDS encoding inorganic phosphate transporter: MVLFIIVVLAAIAFEYINGFHDAANAIATVVSTKVLTPRQAIALAAFFNLTGALMGTAVASTIGKGIVDSKVITMTTVLCALLGAIIWNLLTWWLGLPSSSSHALIGGLCGAALASAKGNWSVLKWDTGLMPKVVVPMFTSPVVGFLLGGILMALLFLLLRSFTPHIVHKIFGKAQLISAAWMAHSHGTNDAQKTMGIIALALFTGTKSGAFKDLPPMFAFLHTPEFVVAPWVIVLCAATMAAGTAAGGWRIIRTLGHKMVKLQPVHGFAAETTAAVIIQVASHWGIPLSTTHVISTSIMGVGAVKRFSGVKWTVVERIVWAWLLTLPATGLIGYVLARLAQ, encoded by the coding sequence ATGGTCCTGTTCATCATCGTGGTGCTCGCGGCCATCGCCTTTGAATACATCAACGGTTTCCATGATGCGGCCAACGCCATCGCCACGGTCGTTTCCACAAAAGTCCTGACTCCGCGCCAGGCGATCGCGCTGGCTGCGTTTTTTAATCTCACCGGCGCCCTGATGGGAACCGCGGTCGCTTCGACCATCGGCAAAGGCATTGTCGATTCCAAAGTGATCACCATGACGACGGTGCTCTGCGCGTTGCTGGGCGCAATCATCTGGAACCTGCTGACGTGGTGGTTGGGCCTGCCCTCGAGTTCCAGCCACGCACTCATCGGCGGCCTCTGCGGTGCGGCGCTCGCCTCGGCCAAGGGCAACTGGTCGGTGCTCAAGTGGGACACTGGCCTCATGCCGAAAGTAGTCGTGCCGATGTTCACCTCGCCGGTCGTGGGCTTTCTGCTTGGTGGAATTCTGATGGCCCTGCTGTTTCTCCTGCTCCGATCATTCACGCCCCATATCGTTCACAAGATTTTCGGCAAAGCCCAGTTGATCAGTGCCGCGTGGATGGCCCACAGCCACGGGACCAACGATGCCCAGAAAACCATGGGAATTATCGCCCTGGCTCTTTTCACTGGCACCAAGAGCGGCGCGTTCAAGGATCTGCCGCCGATGTTCGCCTTCCTGCATACCCCCGAATTTGTCGTCGCTCCCTGGGTCATTGTCCTCTGTGCCGCCACCATGGCCGCGGGAACGGCTGCAGGTGGCTGGCGAATCATTCGCACGCTCGGCCACAAAATGGTGAAGTTGCAGCCGGTGCACGGTTTCGCCGCGGAAACGACTGCAGCGGTGATCATCCAAGTGGCGAGCCACTGGGGGATTCCGCTCTCGACGACGCACGTCATCTCGACGTCGATCATGGGCGTCGGCGCCGTGAAACGCTTCAGCGGCGTGAAGTGGACCGTCGTCGAGCGAATCGTCTGGGCGTGGCTTCTGACCCTGCCTGCTACCGGTTTGATCGGCTATGTCCTGGCGCGGTTAGCCCAATAA
- a CDS encoding DUF47 family protein: protein MFSIRKFLGHDEKFFDLLEASAEQADSSVHHLIALLAKLEQHESPESLENFVNSRRRDKEITQELTEQLCKTFITPLEREDIQALADALYKIPKTVEKIGERVVIFPGDLHGRSFEKHLELLDQAAETVLAMVKELRKGTDVATAREKNERLQTIEGDADKLELELLRDLFHGQYDTKQIIFLRDLYELLEKVIDRCRDAGNIILQVVLKYS from the coding sequence ATGTTCTCGATCCGAAAATTCCTGGGACACGACGAAAAGTTTTTCGACCTGCTGGAGGCCAGCGCCGAGCAGGCCGACAGTAGCGTCCATCATTTGATCGCCTTACTGGCGAAACTCGAGCAGCACGAATCACCTGAAAGCCTGGAGAATTTCGTCAATAGCCGCCGGCGGGACAAAGAAATTACCCAGGAGCTGACCGAACAGCTTTGCAAGACGTTCATCACCCCGCTGGAACGCGAAGATATCCAGGCCCTGGCGGACGCGCTCTACAAGATTCCGAAGACCGTGGAGAAAATTGGTGAGCGGGTGGTGATTTTCCCCGGCGACCTCCACGGGCGCAGTTTCGAAAAACATTTGGAATTGCTCGACCAGGCGGCGGAGACCGTTTTGGCCATGGTTAAAGAACTTCGCAAGGGCACCGATGTGGCGACGGCCCGGGAAAAAAATGAACGACTGCAAACGATCGAGGGCGACGCGGACAAGCTGGAGCTCGAGCTGCTCCGGGACCTGTTTCACGGGCAATACGACACGAAGCAGATCATTTTCCTGCGCGATCTCTATGAACTTCTCGAGAAGGTGATCGACCGCTGCCGCGACGCGGGGAACATTATTCTCCAGGTCGTGCTCAAGTACTCCTAG